One genomic region from Epinephelus moara isolate mb chromosome 8, YSFRI_EMoa_1.0, whole genome shotgun sequence encodes:
- the cfap157 gene encoding cilia- and flagella-associated protein 157, which yields MPKKKDKKSGDKQDEAKKTQKKESPADKSGSDDKERDLYLTQVRYLTEQLERYQLKCDQLEKQQKDFDSQYSSLEKEKKDIVEYLKRSLLEREDEANVLTEQLESQRQAADKDRDALQLQHDQLRQELQERIEEVNKENTTLVAKLASLEEFQKQKEQLTSNMESLEKQLVSQEEEHKAAIHSLDMKALLEKKRLEMEMESHVAAMAAEVQHLVEQKVPETTRLALQENTEVKAQINQLAEQTQVLMEENSALRGRRTRLNVDVDILEQMLSEMSRKSCIRKKVVEQLTEKCQQLQAELKDRRQELEQLQTKHTEVLAEMETLRRDRASLSEQCGKNRTELSRLEAKLQEEKRRNSRMKSIMQEAVVTLRQALMNAPSDHDSEVGSVVQWKQLMEKLLVVLDRPSLTNSTAESDQVDELQTSDSAADREVILNPTSSLQFELARYRLGDLGLVPRPTVKHTLLRTGAAGSSSPNMLLHRKPSSQKSASFINQTDSAVGLFISRNSFTKPK from the exons ATGCCCAAAAAGAAAGATAAGAAAAGCGGCGACAAACAAGATGAAGCCAAGAAAACGCAGAAAAAGGAAAGTCCTGCAGATAAAAGCGGGTCTGACGACAAAGAGAGGGATTTATATTTGACTCAAGTACGATATTTGACCGAGCAGCTGGAAAG ATATCAGCTAAAATGTGATCAACTAGAGAAGCAGCAGAAGGATTTCGACTCTCAGTACAGTTCActggagaaagagaagaaggatATTGTTGAGTATCTGAAACGCTCCCTGCTGGAAAGGGAGGATGAGGCGAACGTGCTGACGGAGCAGCTGGAGAGTCAGCGGCAAGCTGCCGATAAGGACAGAGATgccctgcagctgcagcacgATCAGCTGAGGCAAGAGCTTCAAGAGCGGATTGAGGAAGTCAACAAAGAAAACACGACACTTG tGGCGAAGCTGGCTAGTCTGGAGGAGTTTCAGAAGCAGAAGGAACAGCTGACGTCCAACATGGAGTCTCTGGAGAAGCAGCTGGTCAGTCAGGAGGAGGAACACAAAGCTGCCATCCACAGTCTGGACATGAAAGCCCTGCTGGAAAAGAAGAG gttggagatggagatggagagccACGTGGCGGCCATGGCAGCAGAGGTGCAGCACCTGGTGGAACAAAAGGTCCCGGAGACAACCAGGTTGGCCCTTCAGGAGAACACGGAGGTTAAGGCCCAGATCAACCAGCTGGCAGAGCAGACTCAGGTCCTGATGGAGGAGAACTCTGCGCTGCGGGGCCGGAGGACTCGGCTCAACGTGGATGTGGACATCCTGGAGCAAATGCTCAGTGAGATGTCCCGCAAGAGCTGCATCCGCAAGAAG GTGGTGGAGCAGCTTACAGAAAAGTGTCAGCAGCTGCAGGCGGAGCTGAAAGACCGGAGGCAAGAActggagcagcttcagaccAAACACACAGAAGTCCTGGCTGAGATGGAGACGCTCAG acgTGACCGGGCCTCGCTGTCCGAGCAGTGCGGTAAAAACAGAACTGAGCTGAGCCGTCTGGAGGCGAAGCtacaggaggagaagaggaggaataGCAGGATGAAGAGCATCATGCAGGAGGCAGTCGTCACTCTGAGACAAGCCCTgatg aATGCTCCGTCAGACCACGACTCAGAGGTGGGCTCTGTCGTCCAGTGGAAGCAGCTGATGGAGAAGCTGCTGGTGGTCTTGGACCGACCCTCACTCACTAACTCCACTGCTGAGAGCGACCAGGTGGATGAGCTGCAGACCTctgactctgcagcagacag AGAAGTAATCCTGAATCCAACCTCGAGTCTCCAGTTCGAGCTTGCTCGTTACAGGCTGGGTGATCTCGGCCTTGTACCCCGTCCCACAGTGAAACACACACTCTTGCGGACAGGAGCAGCTGGGTCCAGCAGCCCCAACATGCTTCTACACAG GAAGCCGTCCAGTCAGAAATCAGCCAGCTTCATTAACCAAACTGACTCAGCTGTCGGACTTTTCATCTCTAGAAACTCCTTCACTAAACCCAAATAA